A stretch of Corallococcus macrosporus DNA encodes these proteins:
- the lspA gene encoding signal peptidase II produces the protein MPRKYAILLALTLGVIVLDQWTKYLVVRDLTTRFDGATTLSERLGAFYSPAEEPGRRGLHFQPKTHVEVAENFFRLRYAENPGAAWGMFKNLAPNVRGPLFHLVSIGAVVLIVFYFRKLSGTDPAEVWALWGLPLVLGGALGNYIDRVARAFVIDFLEAHWYDKAAWPSFNVADMAICIGVGMLVVDAFVRKEKPQASAPAKAS, from the coding sequence GTGCCGCGCAAATACGCCATCCTCCTCGCCCTCACGCTGGGCGTCATCGTGCTGGACCAGTGGACGAAGTACCTGGTCGTGCGGGACCTCACCACCCGCTTCGACGGGGCCACCACGCTGTCGGAGCGGCTGGGCGCGTTCTATTCGCCCGCCGAGGAACCCGGCCGCCGGGGCCTGCACTTCCAGCCGAAGACGCACGTGGAGGTGGCGGAGAACTTCTTCCGCCTGCGCTACGCGGAGAACCCGGGCGCCGCGTGGGGCATGTTCAAGAACCTGGCCCCGAACGTGCGCGGCCCGCTCTTCCACCTGGTGAGCATTGGCGCGGTGGTGCTCATCGTCTTCTACTTCCGGAAGCTGTCCGGCACGGACCCCGCGGAGGTGTGGGCGCTGTGGGGCCTGCCGCTGGTGCTGGGCGGCGCGCTGGGCAACTACATCGACCGGGTGGCGCGGGCCTTCGTCATCGATTTCCTGGAGGCCCATTGGTACGACAAGGCCGCCTGGCCGTCGTTCAACGTCGCGGACATGGCCATCTGCATCGGCGTGGGCATGCTCGTGGTGGACGCCTTCGTTCGCAAGGAGAAGCCCCAGGCTTCCGCCCCCGCGAAGGCTTCGTGA
- a CDS encoding prolipoprotein diacylglyceryl transferase has protein sequence MLPVLLRLSFTSLWMQLLLYAAAVGVVASVAVNGWKGTLGPVDEKTGKEGPAPLQDKLLRAAGFALVGGFLAYFGLKYALPAEAFPGGKGEGIPLHTYGVLLALGFITAVSVAGRLAQDEWRRVSFVEGRGQVDTEGPQKREQVMDLAFWVLVGGLVGSRVLFVLVNWQDYARDWTQAFSLGGGLVFYGGLIGAGLAAFLFARKHDLDFLRLADVCIPTVSLGQCLGRLGCFSAGCCWGDMAGSHSHTGVTFPGSGLAQDLFGRLGGASSLAYGSQAGDDRFVVEATGQVLHQAAPGAVRISDWVAQHGTTLPVYPTQLFESVGQLVLFVALLYARRFRRFHGHIFALWLMAYAVLRTTVELFRGDVERGTLHGLLESLGAQGLAGAVPLEAWYNVSTSQFISLCMFTFGALLMARHRPAGEAAGLGPTPTAA, from the coding sequence ATGCTCCCCGTCCTGCTGCGCCTGAGCTTCACCAGCCTGTGGATGCAGCTGCTGCTGTACGCCGCCGCGGTGGGCGTCGTGGCCTCCGTCGCCGTCAACGGCTGGAAGGGCACGCTGGGGCCGGTGGATGAGAAGACGGGCAAGGAGGGGCCGGCGCCGCTCCAGGACAAGCTGCTGCGCGCGGCGGGGTTCGCGTTGGTGGGCGGCTTCCTCGCGTACTTCGGGCTGAAGTACGCGCTGCCCGCGGAGGCCTTCCCGGGCGGCAAGGGCGAGGGCATCCCGCTGCACACCTACGGCGTGCTCCTGGCGCTGGGCTTCATCACCGCGGTGTCCGTGGCGGGCCGGCTGGCGCAGGACGAGTGGCGCCGCGTGTCCTTCGTGGAGGGCCGGGGCCAGGTGGACACGGAGGGGCCCCAGAAGCGCGAGCAGGTGATGGACCTGGCGTTCTGGGTGCTGGTGGGCGGGCTCGTGGGCAGCCGCGTGCTGTTCGTGCTGGTGAACTGGCAGGACTACGCGCGCGACTGGACCCAGGCCTTCTCCCTGGGCGGCGGGCTGGTGTTCTACGGCGGCCTCATCGGCGCGGGGCTGGCGGCGTTCCTCTTCGCGCGCAAGCACGACCTGGACTTCCTGCGGCTCGCCGACGTGTGCATCCCCACGGTGTCGCTGGGGCAGTGCCTGGGGCGCCTGGGGTGCTTCTCCGCCGGGTGCTGCTGGGGCGACATGGCGGGCAGCCACTCGCACACGGGCGTGACCTTCCCGGGCTCCGGGCTGGCGCAGGACCTGTTCGGCCGGCTGGGGGGAGCATCCAGCCTGGCGTACGGCTCGCAGGCCGGGGATGACCGCTTCGTGGTGGAGGCCACCGGGCAGGTGCTGCACCAGGCGGCGCCGGGCGCGGTGCGCATCTCCGACTGGGTGGCCCAGCACGGCACCACGCTGCCGGTGTACCCCACGCAGCTCTTCGAGTCCGTGGGGCAGCTGGTGCTCTTCGTGGCGCTCCTGTACGCGCGCCGCTTCCGCCGCTTCCACGGGCACATCTTCGCCCTGTGGCTGATGGCCTACGCCGTCCTGCGCACCACGGTGGAGCTGTTCCGGGGCGACGTGGAGCGCGGCACCCTGCACGGCCTGCTGGAGTCGCTGGGGGCCCAGGGGCTGGCCGGGGCGGTGCCCCTGGAGGCCTGGTACAACGTCTCCACCAGCCAGTTCATCTCCCTGTGCATGTTCACCTTCGGTGCGCTGCTGATGGCCCGCCACCGCCCGGCGGGTGAGGCGGCTGGCCTGGGGCCGACACCGACGGCGGCCTGA